From Oncorhynchus tshawytscha isolate Ot180627B linkage group LG27, Otsh_v2.0, whole genome shotgun sequence, a single genomic window includes:
- the LOC112234090 gene encoding 60S ribosomal protein L27 — protein MGKFMKPGKVVMVLAGRYAGRKAVIVKNIDDGTSDRPYSHALVSGIDRYPRKVTTTMGKKKVAKRSKIKAFVKVYNYNHLMPTRYSVDIPLDKTVVNKDVFRDPALKRKARREAKIKFEERYKTGKNKWFFQKLRF, from the exons ATGGGCAAGTTCATGAAACCTGGGAAGGTGGTGATGGTCCTTGCTGGGCGCTACGCTGGTCGTAAAGCTGTTATAGTCAAG AACATTGATGATGGCACCTCAGACCGCCCTTATAGCCATGCACTGGTCTCGGGCATTGACCGCTACCCCCGCAAAGTGACCACAACCATGGGCAAGAAGAAGGTTGCCAAGAGGTCCAAGATCAAGGCTTTCGTAAAGGTGTACAACTACAATCACCTCATGCCAACCAG ATACTCCGTGGACATTCCCCTGGACAAAACTGTCGTCAACAAGGATGTCTTCAGAGACCCTGCCCTGAAACGCAAAGCCAGACGGGAGGCCAAGATTAAGTTTGAGGAGAG ATACAAGACAGGGAAGAACAAATGGTTCTTCCAGAAGCTTAGATTCTAG
- the LOC112234088 gene encoding interferon-induced 35 kDa protein homolog, translated as MCDEDFPLMTDTQGSHNTLDGILHAISKCKVQHNQLLKEQQDLSRARDDQEDLAKQFRQRVVKLRISLEEDDNNQARDVDSERKKIAALHDEESRLKREIQRAEEELQLEEESAHNLKQQTDVSTAAVPEKKVVFTGETGDGANTLNFNVKPHIVYPMEEGTALITFEDEEVAQKILSLREHKVDLGGDCAITLEAKLVQLLVPCQVEMDTEVCSRRILVSNLPKKAGEDRLLDKLEIHFAKSKNGGGEVEESDMLHDSGNVVITFIENNIAKGLTGKLYHDVEFDKGRKHSVKVTPFLNGEITSFQTRLSACGRTVLLTGIPAVMEQENLQDLLEIHFQKTNNGGGEVDAFLYNPLGQHTLALFEEDCPTEDQSQ; from the exons ATGTGTGATGAG GATTTTCCCTTAATGACAGACACCCAGGGATCACATAACACCTTGGATGGAATCCTACATGCTATCAGCAAATGCAAG GTTCAACACAATCAGTTGCTGAAGGAGCAGCAGGACCTGTCCAGAGCCAGGGATGACCAGGAGGACCTTGCTAAACAGTTCAGACAGCGCGTAGTCAAACTGAGGATATCTCTGGAAGAGGATGACAACAACCAAGCCAGGGATGTAGACTCTGAAAGG AAGAAGATAGCTGCCCTGCATGATGAGGAGAGCAGACTGAAGAGGGAGATCCAGAGAGCAGAGGAAGAACTGCAGCTTGAGGAGGAGAGCGCCCACAACCTCAAGCAGCAGACTGAT GTGTCTACTGCTGCAGTGCCTGAAAAGAAGGTTGTGTTCACTGGAGAAACGGGTGATGGTGCAAACACACTCAATTTTAATGTGAAGCCACATATAGTGTATCCAATGGAGGAGGGCACTGCACTGATCACTTTTGAGGATGAGGAAG TGGCCCAGAAGATCCTGAGCCTGAGGGAGCATAAGGTGGATCTGGGTGGGGATTGTGCCATCACTCTGGAGGCCAAGCTCGTACAGCTGCTGGTGCCCTGTCAAGTAGAG ATGGACACTGAGGTATGTTCCCGCCGTATCCTGGTTTCCAACCTGCCCAAGAAGGCCGGGGAGGACCGCTTGCTCGACAAACTGGAGATCCACTTTGCCAAGAGCAAGAATGGAGGGGGGGAGGTGGAAGAGTCTGACATGCTGCATGATTCTGGCAACGTCGTCATCACTTTTATagaaaacaata TTGCCAAAGGCCTGACTGGCAAGCTGTACCACGATGTGGAGTTTGACAAAGGGAGGAAGCACAGTGTGAAGGTGACTCCATTTCTGAACGGAGAGATCACAAGTTTCCAG ACACGGCTGTCAGCGTGTGGGCGTACTGTGCTGCTGACTGGCATCCCTGCAGTCATGGAGCAGGAGAACCTGCAGGACCTGCTGGAGATCCACTTCCAGAAGACCAATAACGGTGGGGGAGAGGTGGACGCCTTCCTCTACAACCCCCTGGGGCAGCACACCCTGGCCCTGTTCGAGGAGGACTGTCCCACTGAAGACCAGAGCCAGTGA